One segment of Acidovorax sp. DW039 DNA contains the following:
- a CDS encoding cell division protein ZipA C-terminal FtsZ-binding domain-containing protein, with amino-acid sequence MNSSLLLSLAITGGLVLAAIVAYNTWTLRRNEPKKAQPPDPSAPSAPSAFGAAGMDPLLDPILRQEPSLDGDLAGSAGASPLEGLDRGQDPHDHAIDPSDALRMPAPAHMAERRPGLDPLIDVIATLTMEGVVSGDAALAAFPPTRRAGSKPFAIEGLNDATLTWETPAPGQRYRSFQAGVQLANRMGALNEIEFSEFVMKTQAFADAINAAPDFPDMLQEVARARELDQFAGDHDAQLLFVLRARQAAWSPGYLLQNAARVGFVAGSMPGRLVLPASTPGMPPVLTLGYDTQAALADDPEQSAIRDISLSLDVPQVHRSEQAFARLRDVGAALAQAMDGVLCDQNGQPLPAMAMDPIAADLELLYDQLDARDLSAGSVLARRLFS; translated from the coding sequence ATGAACTCATCCCTGTTACTGAGTCTGGCAATCACCGGGGGCCTGGTGCTTGCCGCCATCGTGGCCTACAACACCTGGACCCTGCGCCGCAACGAACCCAAGAAAGCTCAGCCGCCAGACCCTTCTGCACCGTCTGCCCCCTCCGCATTCGGCGCTGCAGGCATGGACCCGCTGCTGGACCCGATCCTGCGCCAGGAGCCATCGCTGGACGGTGACCTGGCTGGGTCGGCAGGGGCCTCGCCTTTGGAGGGACTGGACCGCGGCCAAGACCCCCACGACCACGCCATCGACCCCTCCGACGCGCTACGCATGCCTGCGCCCGCGCACATGGCAGAGCGCCGCCCTGGGCTGGACCCGCTGATTGATGTGATTGCCACGCTTACGATGGAAGGTGTGGTGTCGGGCGATGCGGCGCTGGCGGCGTTTCCGCCCACCCGCCGTGCGGGCAGCAAGCCCTTTGCCATTGAAGGGCTGAACGATGCCACCCTGACGTGGGAGACGCCCGCGCCCGGCCAGCGCTACCGCAGCTTTCAAGCCGGGGTGCAACTGGCCAACCGCATGGGCGCGCTCAACGAGATCGAGTTCTCTGAATTCGTGATGAAAACCCAGGCGTTTGCCGATGCCATCAATGCCGCCCCGGACTTTCCGGACATGCTGCAGGAAGTGGCCCGCGCCCGCGAGCTGGACCAGTTTGCGGGCGACCACGACGCGCAGCTCCTGTTCGTGCTGCGTGCCCGCCAGGCCGCCTGGAGCCCGGGCTACCTGCTGCAAAACGCCGCCCGCGTGGGCTTTGTGGCGGGTTCCATGCCCGGGCGGCTGGTGCTGCCCGCCAGCACGCCGGGCATGCCCCCGGTGCTGACGCTGGGCTACGACACCCAAGCTGCGCTGGCCGACGACCCCGAACAATCCGCCATCCGCGACATCAGCCTGAGCCTGGATGTGCCGCAGGTCCACCGCAGCGAGCAGGCCTTTGCCCGCCTGCGCGATGTGGGTGCCGCCCTGGCCCAGGCCATGGACGGCGTGCTGTGCGACCAGAACGGTCAGCCCCTGCCTGCCATGGCCATGGACCCGATTGCCGCTGATCTGGAACTGCTGTACGACCAGCTTGATGCGCGTGATCTGTCGGCGGGCTCGGTGCTGGCGCGGCGGCTGTTTAGTTGA